The following proteins come from a genomic window of Lycium ferocissimum isolate CSIRO_LF1 chromosome 4, AGI_CSIRO_Lferr_CH_V1, whole genome shotgun sequence:
- the LOC132053726 gene encoding uncharacterized protein LOC132053726, which produces MQIHSIKNHRGTWLQGEEEIANVAIRNYNSFFNLNQPTRGNNVLNCIPSIISPKENQNLTKMPDEEEIKGAVFSISTEICAGPDGFNGMFYQQCWNIIKKEVIDFVLEFFKGKGLTKFYTHTCLALIPKVDSPSGFGVGRLIAENVMLAQEIIYDISKPNQGDLASVQNGLTLSGEQFLISVLVNGARHGFFQSSQGLKQGDPISPALFIIAAEVLSRSLNSLHNDNRFIPFAMHMKGPKINHLAYAYDIVIFSSGNSRSDKLIKRQICKYEKASSQKVNDEKSFLFVGAKTSPYRINRLRQCLGYMNKSFPFTYLGCPLISGRKKVEYFDGMVTKVVKRLNGWQAMNPPKGTLKTIEKHMARFFWGSTFDRRKYHWSSWSNLCCTKDEGGISIRSLMEISDNLAIKRKWDARILSCILPIHIAQSIMHIHIGTSDQEDEATWNISEDGHCSNKTAWNLIRSVNHKDDFLNKESSARFITKDTFTQGEAAMPIWKFFGAAMGIIHQPG; this is translated from the exons atgcaGATTCACTCCATCAAAAATCATAGGGGTACATGGTTACAAGGGGAGGAAGAAATAGCAAATGTTGCTATCAGAAATTACAACAGTTTCTTCAATCTGAATCAGCCAACTAGGGGAAATAATGTGCTTAACTGCATTCCCTCTATTATTAGCCCTAAGGAAAATCAAAATCTTACCAAAATGCCCGATGAAGAGGAGATCAAGGGAGCAGTATTCAGTATTAGCACTGAAATCTGTGCAGGTCCAGATGGTTTCAATGGGATGTTCTATCAACAGTGTTGGAATATCATTAAGAAGGAAGTTATTGACTTTGTATTGGAATTTTTCAAGGGAAAAGGGCTTACTAAGTTCTATACTCATACTTGTCTGGCCCTAATACCTAAAGTAGATTCCCCT AGTGGTTTTGGTGTTGGTAGATTGATCGCAGAAAATGTCATGCTAGCCCAAGAGATTATCTATGATATCTCAAAGCCTAATCAAGGAG ATTTGGCTTCAGTGCAGAATGGATTGACATTGTCAGGAGAACAATTTCTAATCTCTGTACTGGTCAATGGTGCAAGACATGGTTTTTTCCAGTCATCACAAGGCTTAAAACAGGGAGACCCTATATCTCCAGCTCTTTTTATCATAGCAGCAGAAGTTCTCTCAAGATCTTTAAACAGTTTGCATAATGACAACAGGTTCATACCTTTTGCTATGCATATGAAAGGGCCAAAGATCAATCATTTGGCATATGCGTATGACATTGTAATTTTCTCTAGTGGTAATTCTAGATCTGATAAACTTATTAAGAGGCAAATCTGCAAATATGAGAAGGCTTCAAGTCAAAAAGTCAATGATGAAAAGAGTTTCCTTTTTGTGGGAGCAAAAACCAGTCCATATAGGATCAACAGGTTGAGACAATGCTTAGGTTATATGAATAAATCATTCCCTTTCACATATCTTGGATGCCCCTTAATCTCTGGAAGGAAGAAGGTGGAATACTTTGATGGCATGGTGACTAAAGTAGTGAAGAGATTAAATGGTTGGCAAG CTATGAACCCTCCTAAAGGGACTCTGAAAACCATTGAGAAACATATGGCAAGATTCTTTTGGGGATCTACTTTTGATAGAAGGAAATATCATTGGAGCTCTTGGTCTAATTTGTGTTGCACAAAGGATGAAGGTGGCATTAGTATAAGGAGCTTAATGGAAATCTCTGATAATCTTGCTATTAAAAG GAAATGGGATGCAAGAATTCTTTCATGTATCCTACCAATTCACATTGCTCAAAGtattatgcacattcatattgGCACATCAGATCAAGAGGATGAAGCTACATGGAACATCTCTGAAGATGGTCACTGCTCCAACAAAACTGCTTGGAACCTGATTAGAAGTGTCAACCACAAAGATGATTTCTTGAACAAA GAATCCAGTGCCAGATTCATTACAAAAGACACTTTTACTCAGGGAGAGGCAGCTATGCCTATATGGAAGTTTTTTGGGGCTGCTATGGGAATCATACACCAACCAGGATAG